Proteins encoded within one genomic window of Glandiceps talaboti chromosome 3, keGlaTala1.1, whole genome shotgun sequence:
- the LOC144433001 gene encoding uncharacterized protein LOC144433001: protein MHVTSGISQESLLGPVLFVLYINDLPDAVLSDIYLFAGDTKTSQTISNPQDRHLPQQDLDRLMKWSNKWLLRFHPEKCKSMRIGYSTEESVNYTLEIDGARKDLSTTHAEQDIRVLFDPTFKHIKEKINKATSIFALFRRAYMYLDQETFYHSPNLW from the coding sequence ATGCATGTAACAAGTGGAATTTCACAAGAAAGTTTGCTTGGACCTGTTTTGTTTGTACTCTATATCAATGACCTACCAGACGCTGTGCTGTCAGACATCTACTTATTTGCTGGTGACACTAAAACATCACAAACTATTAGTAATCCTCAGGACCGACATTTACCACAACAGGACCTCGACAGGTTAATGAAATGGTCAAATAAATGGCTTCTTCGTTTTCACCCAGAAAAATGTAAGTCCATGAGAATAGGATACTCAACAGAGGAAAGCGTTAATTACACATTGGAAATTGATGGAGCAAGAAAAGACCTTTCAACAACACATGCAGAACAGGACATTAGAGTACTGTTTGATCCGACATTCAAGCacataaaagaaaaaataaacaaagcaaCTAGCATCTTCGCACTATTTAGACGAGCGTACATGTATCTGGACCAGGAGACGTTTTACCACTCTCCAAACCTATGGTGA
- the LOC144433000 gene encoding uncharacterized protein LOC144433000 — protein sequence MKPPYGLMGEGLLKNCQGVKVLHFDDRSRIGATTLGWADYLCRCGFNKDESWGGLPVVVSFGDDIQLPPVLDSPVYISKGKTPAAMRGVLVWKEFKDAVTLNTIVRQSASEEHFK from the coding sequence ATGAAACCACCATATGGTTTGATGGGTGAGGGGTTGCTAAAGAACTGCCAGGGTGTAAAAGTTCTTCACTTTGATGACAGGTCACGTATAGGGGCTACAACCTTAGGATGGGCAGACTATTTATGTCGTTGTGGATTTAATAAGGATGAGTCGTGGGGAGGCCTACCAGTGGTAGTGTCCTTTGGTGATGACATTCAGTTACCCCCAGTTTTAGATTCACCAGTGTACATAAGTAAAGGTAAAACACCAGCTGCTATGCGAGGAGTGTTAGTGTGGAAAGAATTTAAAGATGCTGTTACCCTAAATACTATTGTCAGACAGAGTGCAAGTGAAGAGCACTTCAAATAA